The Paenibacillus uliginis N3/975 genome has a window encoding:
- a CDS encoding methyl-accepting chemotaxis protein — MKIRTKLIISSTVVTTVITCMIISAFISSKATERKFTSIIELDQQIVYNLNEMQLYFAGIANDERGFLLSGDQLFIDDLRKKQDSFVQLLEETKKMSASEPAELKRFHQISMGYSIYNDAVEEVLIKAGLGQKKLNPFINYKEAFGLEREIRKSFEPVIKEFTEEKDKEMAERQDAISKQANIQNGIILVVGIAVVVYNALQSFFLVRSISPLSRMREQLLKIAEGGGDLITQVSIQTKDEIGEVAGAYNKLNEGFREIVLQVQDAASQVADSTVMLKSSSEEIRQATQHTSGIMEELAAGVENQLQDTEATSAVVYEMAGGMKQIAETAQATAELSRKTNELAGEGEQAIIHTMQQMENIRSSVSQSTEAVKELGQKAASIGAMGDMIKDVAAQTSLLSLNASIEAARAGEHGRGFAVVASEVKKLAEQTTASSEEISQFVEQIQRDIMDLTLVMENGLHSVMEGMNVARGAEDAFQNIEQSIGELNDQINSVSAATEQLNYGAEGIVKSVRRISEITVTTAGGTQSVSAATEEQLASMEEITNSIQTLNELSNHLQQLMSGFKV; from the coding sequence ATGAAAATTAGAACGAAATTAATAATCTCCTCAACCGTTGTAACTACGGTCATAACTTGCATGATCATAAGTGCATTTATTTCTTCAAAAGCAACGGAACGGAAATTCACATCGATCATCGAATTGGATCAGCAGATTGTCTACAATCTGAATGAAATGCAGTTGTATTTTGCGGGTATAGCGAATGATGAACGAGGATTTTTACTGTCTGGAGATCAGTTATTTATAGACGATCTGAGAAAGAAACAAGATTCTTTTGTTCAGTTATTAGAGGAGACGAAAAAGATGTCGGCTTCAGAGCCTGCCGAGTTAAAGAGGTTTCATCAGATCTCTATGGGATATTCCATTTACAATGATGCGGTAGAAGAAGTGTTAATCAAGGCAGGTCTTGGACAGAAAAAGCTCAATCCTTTTATCAATTATAAGGAGGCCTTTGGGCTTGAAAGGGAAATTCGCAAATCCTTTGAACCTGTGATAAAAGAATTCACGGAAGAAAAAGATAAAGAGATGGCAGAACGACAGGATGCAATCAGCAAACAGGCTAATATTCAAAACGGAATTATTCTGGTTGTTGGTATAGCCGTGGTTGTATATAACGCACTTCAGAGCTTTTTCCTAGTGCGATCGATTTCTCCCCTAAGTCGGATGCGTGAGCAACTCTTGAAGATTGCAGAAGGTGGAGGGGATCTGATAACGCAGGTCAGCATCCAGACGAAGGATGAGATCGGAGAAGTGGCTGGTGCCTACAACAAGCTGAATGAAGGATTCCGGGAAATTGTACTCCAGGTTCAAGATGCTGCCAGTCAGGTGGCGGATTCTACTGTGATGCTCAAATCCAGTTCAGAGGAGATCCGTCAGGCTACACAACACACCTCGGGTATTATGGAGGAGTTGGCGGCCGGGGTAGAAAATCAGCTTCAAGACACGGAGGCTACTTCAGCCGTTGTCTATGAAATGGCAGGTGGAATGAAGCAGATCGCAGAAACGGCGCAGGCAACCGCAGAGCTTTCTAGAAAAACGAATGAACTTGCGGGAGAAGGCGAACAGGCTATCATTCATACGATGCAGCAGATGGAAAATATACGCAGTAGTGTAAGTCAGTCAACTGAGGCTGTGAAGGAATTGGGCCAAAAAGCCGCAAGTATTGGAGCTATGGGTGACATGATTAAGGATGTGGCGGCCCAGACGAGCTTGCTTTCCCTGAATGCTTCGATCGAAGCAGCCCGGGCTGGTGAGCATGGAAGAGGTTTTGCTGTAGTTGCTTCAGAGGTGAAAAAGCTGGCTGAACAAACAACGGCATCATCAGAAGAAATCAGTCAGTTTGTTGAACAAATTCAACGTGACATCATGGATCTGACACTGGTAATGGAGAACGGGCTTCATTCCGTCATGGAAGGTATGAACGTTGCTAGGGGAGCTGAGGATGCTTTTCAAAATATCGAGCAATCGATTGGGGAGCTGAACGATCAAATCAACAGCGTAAGTGCAGCCACGGAACAGCTGAATTATGGCGCGGAGGGAATTGTTAAATCGGTTAGACGGATTTCTGAGATTACGGTAACAACGGCTGGAGGTACTCAAAGTGTCAGCGCTGCAACTGAAGAACAGCTGGCCTCGATGGAGGAAATCACAAACAGTATTCAGACGTTAAATGAACTTTCAAATCATCTGCAGCAACTCATGTCCGGTTTTAAAGTGTAA
- a CDS encoding MarR family winged helix-turn-helix transcriptional regulator — translation MNNTEYNPSIGFQLGFTYRRATNLFAHKLKPFDITPEQWSVLNQIAISEGLNQKEVAARADKDQPTTTRILDLLGKKGLIRREVSPHDRRAFLLHITETGKELIASTTPLEQECSRIIAEGIDPKQIELFWDIISRMNVNIERNQT, via the coding sequence TTGAACAATACTGAATACAATCCTTCGATCGGATTTCAGCTCGGTTTCACCTACCGTAGAGCGACGAATCTGTTTGCACACAAATTAAAGCCTTTTGATATTACACCTGAACAGTGGTCTGTGCTAAACCAGATCGCAATCAGCGAAGGGTTGAATCAAAAAGAAGTTGCTGCAAGAGCCGATAAAGATCAGCCAACTACGACACGCATACTCGATTTATTAGGAAAAAAAGGGCTCATTCGGAGAGAAGTTTCACCCCATGACCGCAGAGCCTTTTTGCTGCATATTACGGAAACCGGCAAAGAGCTGATCGCATCCACAACTCCCTTAGAGCAGGAGTGCAGCCGTATTATTGCCGAAGGTATTGATCCGAAGCAGATAGAACTGTTCTGGGACATCATCTCTCGTATGAACGTAAACATCGAACGAAATCAGACATAA
- a CDS encoding MFS transporter yields the protein MNDLIKTNKLWTKEFVTLMLSNLFLFLTLQMLLTTLPAYAKEAFGASPTQVSLITSVFAFSAIASRLFSSKALEKGKRRQLLYIGLFISLLATIGYYWATGIGVLLLMRVLFGIGFGMTSTSFPTMASDVIPAKRLGEGMGYFGLSTTLAMSIGPMIGLTLLQGGGFTPLVIITSTINILIFPLAFLLTSRTPKNHKEPVPEPIQEGGKTSVIRRLLLPSVLNFLTSVTYGGLLSFLAVYGNEVHLSNPQYFFLFNALAIILIRPVSGRLYDRYGHKALLIPGALFMMAGLVLLTYASSTGGLLISAICYGLGFGSMQPSLQTWMIQEVPARQRGMANGMFLNSLDFGVAIGAMILGAIARYSSYTVMYRYSAIAMVLLIIIYAAALIKSSVSRKPNINPTEADQSI from the coding sequence ATGAATGACCTAATCAAAACAAACAAATTGTGGACCAAAGAATTCGTCACATTAATGCTAAGCAATCTGTTCTTGTTTCTCACCCTTCAGATGCTTCTAACCACACTGCCGGCTTATGCCAAGGAAGCCTTCGGGGCCAGCCCGACACAGGTTAGTCTCATCACAAGCGTATTTGCTTTTAGCGCCATTGCATCCCGGCTGTTTTCCAGTAAAGCTCTGGAAAAGGGAAAACGCAGGCAGCTGCTTTACATCGGCCTCTTTATATCCCTGCTTGCAACTATTGGCTATTACTGGGCCACAGGCATTGGTGTTCTGCTGCTTATGCGCGTTTTATTCGGCATCGGCTTCGGCATGACCAGCACTTCCTTCCCGACGATGGCTTCTGATGTAATACCGGCTAAACGCCTCGGTGAAGGAATGGGTTATTTCGGCTTGTCTACCACCCTTGCCATGTCCATTGGACCTATGATTGGTTTAACTCTTCTACAGGGCGGAGGATTCACTCCGCTTGTTATAATCACATCAACCATAAACATTCTCATATTTCCGTTAGCTTTTTTACTTACCTCGAGAACACCTAAAAACCATAAAGAGCCGGTACCTGAACCTATTCAGGAAGGCGGGAAAACTTCCGTCATACGCCGTTTGCTCCTCCCTTCCGTTTTAAATTTCTTGACATCTGTCACCTACGGTGGTCTTCTAAGTTTTCTCGCTGTATACGGAAATGAAGTTCATTTGTCCAATCCGCAATATTTTTTCCTGTTTAATGCCCTTGCCATTATTCTGATCCGTCCCGTTTCAGGCCGATTGTATGACCGCTATGGACACAAAGCACTATTAATTCCAGGAGCCTTGTTTATGATGGCTGGTCTTGTGCTCCTTACTTATGCTTCCTCGACCGGAGGTCTGCTGATTTCCGCCATTTGCTACGGCCTTGGCTTCGGCTCCATGCAACCTTCACTGCAAACCTGGATGATACAGGAAGTTCCTGCCCGGCAGCGTGGTATGGCCAATGGGATGTTCTTAAATTCTTTAGACTTCGGGGTGGCCATCGGTGCCATGATTCTAGGAGCGATTGCCCGATACTCCAGCTACACCGTTATGTATCGTTATTCTGCCATTGCCATGGTTTTATTAATCATCATATACGCGGCAGCTCTCATCAAAAGTTCCGTCTCCCGAAAACCAAATATCAACCCGACCGAAGCAGATCAATCCATCTGA
- a CDS encoding MFS transporter has translation MENKKWDLVALASIPLIMTLGNSMLIPILPQISRALGISSFMVSMLITVYAVVAILLIPIAGYLSDRYGRKKIIIPSLIIAAAGGGVSAVAAWLMDGMGAYTVILAGRLLQGVGAAGAFPIVIPLVGDMFKEEEGVSKSLGIIETSNTFGKVVSPILGAFLGSIIWYLPFIAIPALCLISILLVIFLVKPPKHKENKQSVREFLKTTKEVLHEKGRWLYAIFAIGGIAMFGVFGVLFYLSEILESTYQLKGVLKGLVLAIPLAGLCLASFLAGKFIGNNKIVMKWTGFTGMTLLTASLIITGFSDQIYFVISLMTLGSIGIGLTLPCMDTLLTEGVEKEQRGTITSLYSSMRFIGVSLGPPVVSLLLGANHWVLFIVLAAASGIGALLTFFAVKPEEQEQGHGGGSSRRMQFKKPHGLSNKNLARK, from the coding sequence ATGGAAAACAAGAAATGGGACTTGGTTGCCCTAGCATCCATACCGTTAATCATGACGTTAGGCAATTCTATGCTAATTCCTATTCTGCCCCAAATTTCAAGAGCTTTGGGTATTAGCTCGTTTATGGTCAGTATGCTGATCACGGTTTATGCCGTTGTTGCCATACTGCTTATTCCCATAGCCGGGTATCTCTCAGACCGTTACGGGCGCAAAAAAATAATTATACCAAGCTTGATTATTGCTGCTGCAGGAGGCGGGGTTTCAGCGGTTGCCGCCTGGCTGATGGATGGAATGGGTGCTTACACCGTAATTTTGGCAGGAAGGCTGCTTCAGGGTGTAGGAGCGGCTGGTGCCTTTCCCATAGTGATTCCACTTGTAGGTGATATGTTTAAGGAAGAAGAAGGAGTTAGTAAAAGTTTAGGAATTATCGAAACATCGAATACGTTTGGTAAAGTTGTAAGTCCGATATTGGGAGCCTTTTTGGGAAGTATTATCTGGTATCTTCCGTTTATAGCGATACCCGCGTTATGCTTAATCTCTATTCTATTGGTCATATTTCTTGTGAAACCGCCTAAGCATAAGGAAAACAAACAGTCAGTCCGTGAATTTTTGAAAACCACGAAAGAGGTTCTTCATGAAAAGGGCCGATGGCTGTATGCGATTTTTGCAATTGGCGGTATTGCTATGTTTGGAGTGTTTGGAGTTCTCTTTTATTTGTCGGAGATTCTGGAATCAACGTATCAATTAAAGGGTGTCCTGAAAGGTCTTGTTCTGGCTATACCGCTCGCTGGGCTCTGCTTGGCTTCTTTTTTGGCAGGGAAATTTATAGGAAATAATAAGATAGTTATGAAGTGGACCGGTTTTACGGGAATGACACTGCTCACAGCCTCATTGATCATAACGGGATTCAGTGATCAGATATATTTTGTCATAAGTCTGATGACTCTTGGAAGTATTGGTATCGGGCTTACGCTTCCATGTATGGACACCCTTCTGACCGAGGGTGTGGAGAAAGAGCAGCGAGGAACGATTACATCACTTTACAGCAGTATGCGCTTCATCGGGGTCTCATTGGGGCCACCCGTTGTATCTCTTTTGCTTGGAGCCAATCATTGGGTACTGTTTATTGTGCTGGCCGCAGCGTCGGGGATCGGAGCGCTATTAACTTTCTTTGCCGTGAAGCCTGAGGAGCAAGAACAGGGTCATGGCGGAGGAAGCTCTCGGAGGATGCAGTTTAAAAAGCCACATGGATTGAGCAACAAAAACCTTGCCCGTAAGTAG